Proteins encoded within one genomic window of Besnoitia besnoiti strain Bb-Ger1 chromosome II, whole genome shotgun sequence:
- a CDS encoding ARIADNE family protein (encoded by transcript BESB_037000) has product MRSAGAEQDHSRATLRGEESAREKRMAGAEGAAGRETRPAGDDESPSGAASRRRLSSGSEELEDDDEDLCSEYVYEDEGYLADETLAAAEVQSMEQRKLPFRALTPDELWARMREILQESTELLGVDEEVAALLLRTYRWHADDLIQEWFSERSAVLKKARLPLPEDQVPSEGQASAASAAKDAGGEMFECPITTLVVPLRESSALPCGHRFSNECWRMYLEAALLEGPKNAVDKRCPSYKCGEVVRDAFWRRFVSAESFERFRDFQLRLLVERHPAFSWCPAPGCPNAVELLQEQITHTQSTILPHLLPSSSSSSSSSSSSSFSSSSSPASLSSSTGVCGEAASARARAGLSRAGADCPRPKTSQAALGGASESPASSGARAAARLPGGDVSCACGARFCLYCGEEPHRPVPCEFIRSWNLKNQSEADNMVWILVHTKNCPRCRQPIEKNQGCMHMTCRCGFEFCWLCLGDWSKHQTSNFYRCNVYEQTAPDPNEEKRKKAKESLERYAHYFERYRAHSHGQRVAAEKQMAQVNKQMRVLLQRSLRNISEVEFLEDAVKQIVECRRILKWSYAFGYFANWHEAHQKHLFEYHQGQLERSLDLLQEKTETFDPEDFCRGGDGLLRLHVFKAELIDLTRVIGGFFRNICDVFEDEFCS; this is encoded by the exons ATgcgaagcgcgggcgcggagcaAGACCACAGCCGTGCCACgctgcgaggagaagaaagcgcgagagaaaagcgaatGGCGGGTGCCGAGggagccgcaggccgcgagacgcgcccTGCGGGCGATGACGAGAGTCCGtccggcgctgcgtcgcggcgaagactCTCGTCAGGCTCAGAGGAACTGGAAGACGACGATGAAGATCTCTGCTCGGAGTACGTATACGAAGACGAAGGATACCTGGCGGACgagacgctcgcggcggccgaagtTCAGTCCATGGAGCAACGAAAG CTTCCGTTTCGCGCGCTCACGCCGGACGAACTGtgggcgcgcatgcgcgagatCCTGCAGGAATCAACTGAGCTTCTCGGCGTAGACGAAGAAGTCGCTGC GTTACTTCTGAGAACTTACCGCTGGCACGCAGACGACCTCATTCAGGAGTGGTTTTCCGAACGCAGCGCCGTTCTAAAGAAA gcgcgccttccCCTGCCAGAAGATCAAGTGCCCTCCGAAGGCcaggcgtccgccgcgtctgctgcgaaGGACGCGGGGGGGGAGATGTTTGAGTGCCCTATTACGACGCTAGTTgtgccgctgcgcgagagctCCGCGCTGCCTTGCGGTCATCGTTTTTCAAACGA gTGCTGGCGGATGTAtctcgaggcggcgctgttGGAAGGCCCAAAGAACGCCGTCGACAAACG GTGCCCGTCGTATAAGTGTGGCGAGGTTGTTCGCGACGCGTTTTGGCGGCGCTTTGTGTCTGCGGAGAGTTTTGAGCGTTTCCGCGACTTCCAGCTTCGGCTTTTAGTCGAGCGCCACCCCGCGTTCAGCTGGTGCCCTGCGCCTGGATGCCCCAATGCCGTCGAACTCCTCCAGGAACAGATCACTCACACGCAGTCAACCATTCTCCCTCACCTgcttccctcctcttcctcctcttcctcctcttcctcctcttcctctttttcttcttcctcctctcccgcttctctttcctcctcgacaggcgtgtgcggcgaagccgcatctgcgcgggcgcgcgcaggacTTTCGCGGGCGGGGGCGGACTGCCCGCGACCGAAGActtcgcaggccgcgctgggTGGCGCCTCGgagtcgcctgcgtcgtcgggtgcgcgcgccgccgcgcgactgcctggcggcgacgtgagctgcgcgtgcggcgctcgcttctgtctgtactgcggcgaagagccgcaTCGCCCGGTGCCCTGTGAGTTCATTCGGAGCTGGAATTTGAAGAACCAGAGTGAAGCCGACAACATGGTCTGGATCCTCGTCCACACGAAAAACTGCCCCAGGTGCCGCCAACCCATCGAGAAGAATCAGGGCTGCATGCACATGACGTGCCGCTGCGGATTCGAGTTCTGCTGGCTCTGTCTCGGCGACTGGAGCAAGCACCAAACGAGCAACTTCTACCGCTGCAACGTCTACGAGCAAACTGCTCCCGACCCcaacgaagaaaaacgaaaaaaagcgaAGGAGTCCCTCGAACGATACGCACACTACTTTGAGAG GTACCGGGCGCATTCTCACGGCCAGCGAGTggcagcggagaagcagaTGGCGCAGGTGAACAAGCAGATGCGGGTGTTGCTGCAGCGGAGTCTGCGCAACATTTCCGAAGTCGAGTTTCTCGAGGACGCCGTGAAGCAGATCGTCGAGTGTCGTCGCATCCTCAAATGGTCGTATGCGTTTGGCTACTTCGCGAATTGGCACGAGGCGCACCAGAAACACCTCTTTGAGTATCACCAGGGGCAGCTCGAAAGGAGCCTCGACTTACTGCAGGAAAAAACCGAGACGTTCGACCCCGAGGacttctgcagaggcggcgacggcctcctCAGGCTCCACGTCTTCAAGGCGGAGCTCATCGACCTCACGCGCGTCATCGGCGGGTTCTTCAGGAACATCTGCGACGTCTTCGAAGACGAATTCTGCAGCTGA
- a CDS encoding putative eukaryotic initiation factor-2 gamma (encoded by transcript BESB_037010), whose amino-acid sequence MANAAADHLRPQNLETLDISKLTPLSPDVISRQATINFGTIGHVAHGKSTVVRAVSGVQTVRFKHEKERNITIKLGYANAKIYKCTNPECPEPECYKSYGSSKEDEPPCPRPGCGYKMQLLRHVSFVDCPGHDILMATMLNGAAVMDAALLLIAGNEPCPQPQTSEHLAAVEIMRLQHIIILQNKVELIKESQAQQQQEEIRAFVAGTAADKAPIIPVSAVLKFNIDILCQYICTLVPVPVRDFMKPPQMIIIRSFDVNKPGEEATNLQGGVAGGSISQGVLKVGDDIEVRPGIISKDSAGNIQCRPIVSTIVSMFAEENPLKYAVPGGLIGVGTKIDPTLTRADRLVGQVLGHPGNLPDCFGEMEVSYYLLRRLLGVRSQDGDKSTKVSKLKKGEFLMVNIGSTSVGGRVAGIKPEMAKLELTGPVCTRVGDKIALSRRVDKHWRLIGWGQIHKGKTLPLLESL is encoded by the exons ATGGCGAACGCTGCCGCGGATCACCTCAGGCCTCAG AACCTGGAGACGCTGGATATCAGCAAACTCactccgctctctcccgaCGTCATCAGCAGACAG GCGACCATCAACTTCGGTACCATCGGCCATGTCGCGCACGGGAAGTCGACGGTCGTCCGCGCTGTCTCTGGCGTCCAGACTGTCCGCTTCAAGCacgagaaagaaagaaacaTTACCATCAAGTTGGG GTACGCGAACGCGAAGATCTACAAATGCACCAACCCCGAGTGCCCCGAGCCAGAATGTTACAAGAGCTACGGCAGCTCGAAGGAAGACGAACCCCCCTGCCCGCGCCCAGGCTGCGGCTACAAGATGCAGCTCCTCCG ccACGTGTCCTTCGTCGACTGCCCAGGGCACGATATTCTTATGGCGACGATGCTCAACGGTGCCGCGGTCATGGAcgctgcgcttctcctcATCGCCGGCAACGAGCCCtgcccgcagccgcagactaGCGAGCACTTGGCTGCGGTTGAGATcatgcgtctgcagcacATCATCATCCTTCAG AACAAAGTCGAACTGATCAAGGagtcgcaggcgcagcagcagcaggaggaaaTCCGCGCTTTCGTCGCAG GAACGGCGGCGGACAAGGCGCCAATTATTCCTGTTAGCGCCGTCCTGAAGTTCAACATCGACATCCTCTGTCAGTACATTTGCACGCTCGTCCCTGTGCCGGTTCGCGACTTCATGAAGCCGCCGCAGATGATCATCATTCGCTCGTTCGATGTCAACAAG CCTGGTGAGGAAGCGACGAACCTGCAGGGAGGTGTCGCGGGAGGGAGCATTAGCCAAGGTGTGCTGAAGGTCGGCGACGACATCGAAGTCCGCCCGGGAATCATCAGCAAGGATTCTGCAGGGAACATCCAGTGCCG GCCGATTGTCTCGACGATTGTGTCCATGTTTGCGGAGGAGAATCCGCTCAAGTACGCGGTGCCTGGCGGTTTGATCGGTGTCGGCACGAAGATTGATCCGACGCTGACTCGCGCAGACCGCCTCGTTGGTCAGGTGCTGGGGCACCCGGGCAACCTCCCCGACTGCTTCGGCGAGATGGAAGTCTCCTACTACTTGCTGCGCCGACTCCTCGGTGTCCGCAGCCAG GACGGCGACAAGTCGACGAAGGTGTCGAAGCTGAAGAAGGGCGAGTTCCTCATGGTCAACATCGGCAGCACGAgcgtcggcgggcgcgtcgcgggcATCAAACCCGAAATGGCGAAGCTCGAGCTCACGGGGCCTGTCTGCACGCGA GTCGGCGACAAGATCGcgctcagccgccgcgtTGACAAGCACTGGCGCCTGATCGGATGGGGTCAGATCCACAAAGGCAAgacgcttccgcttctcgaGTCTCTGTAA
- a CDS encoding SAG-related sequence (encoded by transcript BESB_037020), producing MKASVCGAIAAPGVATFKELPSSHVLYVRSAALLWIVYLFVLASSVSADGANTCSEPSSVVSVTANNPAGISITCGGKVGSLYPPRTPEGPSLVCKTSACDATAELAVPGAKWEPNANTGTFTPPAKPEEAATVYVQCSASDPAHEGSRSQATRQAINVQPDQAPCKVQIAVWGPPMKDADYPVPSECGTNMGEKALEITSPNTSVTFTCKSGESLSPSLFDQGLQGEGCSDEAPLDSIVPGASLVQHATSARAATAAYTLRVADLPETAKTLCYQCKSSDPQRAGKEPCKVLISIAQAKTDNGLTSPPPPSETTTTAPCTSGAGGTVVSCTYFTALLVLALISKTE from the exons ATGAAAGCATCCGTGTGTGGGGCCATCGCTGCACCCGGCGTGGCTACTTTCAAAGAATTGCCATCCTCGCATGTCCTATACGTCAGATCTGCTGCGCTGCTCTGGATCGTGTACCTTTTCGTACTTGCCAGCTCAGTGTCCGCCGATGGAGCAAATACGTGTAGTGAGCCTAGCTCTGTGGTATCCGTTACAGCCAACAACCCCGCAGGGATTTCTATCACGTGTGGTGGCAAGGTCGGAAGTCTGTATCCTCCACGAACGCCGGAAGGTCCTTCGCTAGTGTGCAAGACGTCAGCCTGCGATGCAACCGCCGAGCTGGCGGTCCCTGGGGCCAAATGGGAACCTAACGCAAACACAGGCACTTTCACACCGCCAGCCAAACCTGAGGAGGCGGCTACAGTATATGTTCAGTGTTCGGCATCCGACCCGGCTCATGAGGGCAGCCGATCGCAGGCTACCCGCCAAGCTATAAACGTCCAGCCTGATCAAGCACCCTGCAAGGTCCAGATCGCTGTGTGGGGCCCACCGATGAAAGACGCCGACTACCCAGTCCCGA GCGAATGCGGCACCAACATGGGCGAGAAGGCTCTCGAGATCACGTCGCCTAACACCTCCGTCACGTTCACATGCAAAAGTGGTGAAAGCCTGAGTCCCTCACTCTTCGATCAGGGTCTTCAGGGTGAgggctgcagcgacgaggccccCCTCGACAGCATTGTTCCCGGTGCATCTCTGGTGCAACACGCCACTTCAGCACGCGCAGCCACTGCAGCCTACACTCTCAGAGTTGCAGACCTTCCAGAGACCGCGAAGACGCTATGCTACCAGTGCAAGAGCAGTGACCCCCAGCGAGCGGGAAAAGAGCCTTGCAAGGTTCTGATCAGCATTGCTCAGGCAAAAACTGACAACGGATTGACAAGTCCGCCACCCCCCAGCGAGACGACTACCACAGCTCCATGTACTTCTGGAGCCGGAGGGACCGTCGTTTCATGCACATATTTCACTGCTTTGTTGGTTTTGGCCTTGATTTCCAAAACTGAGTAG
- a CDS encoding SAG-related sequence (encoded by transcript BESB_037030) — MLFSSPGKCDGGADVKEFEITSNDTTLTFACKQSDTLNPPLFDRVLQGDTCGREALLESVVPGASLVQHATSTADDTAAYTLTIKDLPKSPQTLCYQCKSAANQMSEDAACKILITVKEAKTDGEVTTPIIPGGATTSAPDASEAGHVLPRTVVCMAATVSVALVLSTLM; from the coding sequence ATGCTGTTTTCATCTCCAGGCAAGTGCGACGGTGGCGCCGACGTGAAGGAATTCGAGATCACGTCTAACGACACAACGCTTACGTTTGCATGCAAACAGAGCGACACTTTGAATCCTCCGTTGTTTGACCGAGTCCTCCAAGGCGACActtgcggccgcgaggctctgCTGGAGAGTGTTGTTCCTGGCGCATCTCTGGTGCAACACGCGACTTCAACAGCTGACGACACAGCGGCGTATACCCTGACGATTAAGGACCTGCCAAAGTCCCCGCAGACACTTTGCTATCAGTGCAAGAGTGCCGCCAACCAAATGTCGGAAGACGCAGCGTGCAAGATACTGATCACtgtgaaggaggcgaagactgACGGCGAAGTAACTACCCCAATTATCCCTGGCGGGGCCACAACCTCAGCGCCTGACGCTTCTGAAGCCGGACACGTCTTGCCACGGACTGTTGTGTGCATGGCTGCAACTGTCAGCGTCGCACTGGTACTGTCAACGTTGATGTAA
- a CDS encoding hypothetical protein (encoded by transcript BESB_037040), whose protein sequence is MHTDSNPGSRTGEACEPKNPASPPLRGDEDAACFAAEPCACPAPPPSAAPAPNQGLPDFLPHSESRQNHSTSDESVTENSSAEVTRDGSDRTAADDGVPASPAAPRHSKDRYHRKVLLQGINSDDGNSDSSGRGAGTVLQNSAAAAPLLAIEWKRFPYDFARGEFEVHGFPLYVEGPSQVRPAHLQQDADTGKSVWDGSVVLARFVEQRLFPPGGAEEEAPCVADNTKDRCKGHSPPPRAGRRRVILELGAGLGVAGLAAAAAGTHMSREHQRHEQQTPVCQGTGTEFCHVQRGENATRNSSNPIGSSDRAGRRVDAEENVVILTDLPYCLGPLTENVRRNRHFAVEKQLCRRADADSGSVAGNAQVDSEGEMQEGKSQVAVCPLDWNEPQKFAELVEGVLNPGEVEVILGADIVWLTNLVEPLAETIDWFAETNKELMEATGAATPTGGAEATRGSVAPLVVFLAHQTRSEKTDDAMFSAFAAKGLHVEVQSFDDPVANRSTNIRILKIWKYA, encoded by the exons ATGCACACTGACTCCAATCCGGGCTCCAGAACAGGGGAAGCCTGTGAGCCCAAAAACCCGGCGAGCCCTCCTttgcgaggagacgaagatgCCGCGTGTTTCGCTGCAGAGCCCTGCGCGTGCCCAGCACCGCCTCCGTCGGCTGCACCAGCCCCGAATCAGGGCCTTCCTGACTTTCTGCCTCATTCGGAGTCAAGGCAGAACCACAGCACCTCTGATGAGTCTGTGACGGAAAACTCCTCCGCGGAAGTGACCAGAGACGGCAGCGATAGGACAGCTGCAGATGACGGTGTCCCAGCTTCAcccgccgcccctcgccACTCGAAGGACAGATATCACCGGAAAGTCCTCCTGCAGGGAATCaacagcgacgacggcaacTCAGATTCGAGTGGGCGTGGCGCTGGGACCGTCTTACAGAactcggccgcggcggcccctCTGCTGGCGATCGAGTGGAAGCGCTTCCCGTATGACTTTGCGCGAGGCGAGTTCGAAGTCCATGGGTTTCCGCTATACGTAGAGGGACCTTCGCAGGTTCGCCCCGCGCATCTCCAGCAAGATGCCGACACGG GTAAGTCGGTCTGGGACGGCAGCGTCGTTCTTGCGCGTTTCGTTGAGCAGCGCCTTTTCCCtccgggcggcgcggaagaggaggctcCATGCGTAGCAGACAACACGAAGGATCGATGCAAGGGACATtcacctccgccgcgagccgggcgccggcgcgtaaTTCTGGAGCTGGGCGCGGGCCTGGGCGTCGCTGGCcttgccgctgcggccgccggcacGCACATGTCTCGGGAGCACCAGCGGCACGAGCAACAGACCCCAGTCTGCCAGGGAACTGGCACAGAATTTTGTCATGTACAGAGGGGCGAAAACGCGACTAGGAACTCGTCAAATCCTATAGGATCCTCCGACAGAGCGGGGCGACGGgtcgacgcagaggagaacgTTGTAATTCTAACTGACCTGCCCTATTGCCTGGGACCGCTAACGGAGAATGTCAGGCGGAATCGCCACTTCGCTGTAGAGAAGCAGCTGTGCCGCAGGGCGGATGCGGACAGTGGAAGTGTTGCTGGGAACGCACAGGTCGACTCAGAAGGCGAGATGCAAGAAGGGAAGAGCCAGGTTGCTGTGTGCCCCCTCGACTGGAACGAGCCGCAGAAGTTTGCTGAGCTTGTTGAAGGAGTCTTGAACCCTGGAGAAGTTGAAGTGATCCTCGGTGCAGACATTGTGTGGCTGACTAATCTGGTAGAGCCCCTTGCTGAGACAATCGACTGGTTTGCTGAAACAAATAAAGAACTGAtggaggcgacaggcgcggcgacaccAACcggaggagcggaggcgacacgCGGAAGCGTCGCCCCATTGGTTGTGTTCCTCGCTCATCAGACGAGATCGGAGAAGACAGACGATGCCATGTTTTCCGCGTTTGCCGCCAAAGGTCTTCATGTCGAAGTTCAGTCATTTGACGACCCAGTCGCCAACCGAAGCACAAATATTCGTATTCTGAAAATTTGGAAATACGCTTAG